One stretch of Arachis duranensis cultivar V14167 chromosome 1, aradu.V14167.gnm2.J7QH, whole genome shotgun sequence DNA includes these proteins:
- the LOC107489578 gene encoding manganese-dependent ADP-ribose/CDP-alcohol diphosphatase, whose protein sequence is MGYANGQASYVNGESTSNRKQQPLFSFGLITDVQYADIPDGRSFLGVPRYYRHSILVLQRAVKEWNNHQRHNFVINFGDIVDGYCPKDQSLKTVKKIVHEFENFKGPVYHLIGNHCLYNLPRSQLLPLLRIQSDKGHGYYDFSPMPEYRFVVLGGYDISAIGWPKDHPRTLEALKFLQAKNPNEDKNSPMGLVGLERRFLMFNGGVGEEQMKWLDRVLEESTRLKQKVVVCCHLPLHPGASSKEALLWNYDEVMNLIHRYNCVKLCIAGHDHKGGYSIDSHGVHHKVLEAALECPPGTDAFGYADVYDDRISLHGTDRMKSVDMYFNPKADL, encoded by the coding sequence ATGGGTTATGCCAACGGGCAAGCTAGTTATGTTAATGGAGAATCTACTTCAAATAGGAAACAACaacctctcttttcttttggattGATTACTGATGTCCAATATGCAGACATTCCAGATGGTCGATCGTTTCTTGGTGTTCCTCGGTACTATAGGCATAGCATTCTCGTATTGCAAAGAGCAGTTAAAGAATGGAACAATCACCAGAGGCATAATTTTGTGATAAATTTTGGAGACATTGTTGATGGATATTGTCCGAAAGATCAGTCTCTCAAAACGGTAAAGAAAATTGTTCATGAGTTTGAGAACTTCAAGGGACCCGTGTATCACTTGATTGGCAATCATTGCCTATACAATCTCCCTCGCAGTCAGTTGCTTCCGTTGTTGAGGATTCAGAGCGATAAAGGCCACGGTTACTATGATTTCTCGCCCATGCCAGAGTATAGGTTCGTTGTTCTCGGTGGATATGACATCAGCGCCATTGGTTGGCCCAAGGATCATCCAAGAACATTAGAGGCCTTAAAATTCTTGCAGGCAAAGAATCCGAACGAGGACAAGAACAGTCCAATGGGTTTGGTTGGGCTTGAGAGAAGGTTCCTCATGTTCAATGGGGGTGTTGGAGAGGAGCAAATGAAATGGTTGGACCGCGTCCTTGAAGAATCAACAAGATTGAAACAGAAAGTTGTGGTCTGCTGCCATCTTCCTCTGCATCCCGGCGCATCGTCGAAGGAGGCACTGTTATGGAATTATGACGAAGTAATGAACTTAATACATAGATACAATTGTGTGAAGCTATGTATAGCAGGACATGATCACAAAGGTGGATACTCAATTGATTCACATGGCGTACACCATAAAGTTCTTGAAGCTGCATTGGAGTGTCCTCCTGGGACAGATGCATTTGGATATGCTGATGTTTATGATGACAGAATATCGCTTCATGGCACTGATAGAATGAAGAGTGTAGATATGTACTTTAATCCTAAGGCAGATTTGTGA
- the LOC107489373 gene encoding high-affinity nitrate transporter 3.1 yields MASRLVVVASLLVLCCLAGICYGKGHFSSLKKTLDVTASPKKGQVLKAGIDKITVTWGLNKTLPAGTDSAYQTVKVKLCYAPISQKDRAWRKTEDDLSRDKTCQHKIVAKPYDASNKTVNHFEWVIERDVPTATYFVRAYAFDSNDAEVAYGQTTDAKKTTTLFEIQAISGRHASLDICSICFSVFSVMSLFVFFYIEKRKGKVSK; encoded by the exons ATGGCATCAAGATTGGTTGTGGTAGCATCACTACTTGTCCTTTGCTGCTTAGCCGGAATTTGTTATGGCAAAGGTCACTTCTCTTCCTTGAAGAAAACCCTTGATGTCACCGCTTCCCCCAAGAAAGGACAAG TTTTGAAAGCTGGAATAGACAAAATAACAGTGACATGGGGTCTTAACAAGACCTTACCAGCCGGGACAGACTCTGCATATCAGACCGTTAAGGTGAAGCTGTGCTACGCGCCAATCAGCCAGAAAGACCGCGCGTGGAGGAAGACGGAGGACGACCTCTCAAGGGACAAAACGTGCCAGCACAAGATCGTGGCCAAACCCTACGACGCTTCCAACAAGACCGTTAATCATTTCGAGTGGGTCATCGAGCGCGACGTGCCCACCGCCACGTACTTCGTACGCGCCTACGCGTTTGATTCTAATGACGCTGAAGTTGCTTACGGTCAGACCACTGATGCTAAGAAGACAACAACCTTGTTTGAGATCCAAGCAATCAGCGGGCGCCACGCGTCCCTTGATATATGCTCAATTTGCTTCAGTGTTTTCTCGGTGATGTCACTCTTTGTGTTCTTCTACATCGAGAAGAGGAAGGGTAAGGTTTCCAAATGA